The Styela clava chromosome 10, kaStyClav1.hap1.2, whole genome shotgun sequence genome window below encodes:
- the LOC120338256 gene encoding large ribosomal subunit protein mL37-like has product MAQQLVSILANQRSILQTPGLLTVTSKRFWRYDKKGNLKKRRIAPDWRKIDHNPAKIPWGWIPDSWKKENKVDYEREKQLVKFIPGYKPQLRVYEEPNYHEEPIYQLTSSTKLLEGLKQSLYLTKCVLFEDLPERIQQISENVSISNQDDKIIQILRQCLLFDIDPKYLDKTGTVFYAKQDYQSVHPSLERYCPNISENLIRLCQSQCNKYPGLSRRIQAKNLETSVVFRRICDISRDSASHLGRNWLIMVKGSNAMQLLAPDPLENFANETQVKETEKMDLPDIFPVFPIVDLEKSQVYEPVNSTGLLPDFSHSHIHTIVMQNTKGCAPEDLYGQMTSQLFSALFSRAIELYGDEPMNLPKPISGQCIALDGKYFQFMCMQLNTTKLNSDTGIKNMVWIDNRLKEVEIETYGETLEPYRFSSIPMYQECSPRTWRTPDFYTGYDPSVFQTFLSLWLNGAMKT; this is encoded by the exons ATGGCGCAACAACTTGTCAGCATATTGGCAAATCAACGTTCTATTTTACAAACTCCAGGATTGTTGACTGTCACCTCCAAAAGATTTTGGCGCTATGATAAAAAGGGCAATTTAAAAAAGCGTAGAATTGCTCCAGACTGGAGAAAG ATTGATCACAATCCTGCAAAAATACCATGGGGATGGATACCCGACAGttggaaaaaagaaaataaagtaGATTATGAACGGGAGAAACAACTTGTTAAATTTATTCCAGG gtATAAACCACAGCTTCGAGTTTATGAAGAACCAAATTATCATGAAGAACCTATTTATCAGCTAACGTCAAGTACAAAATTATTGGAAGGTTTGAAGCAATCGCTCTACCTAACAAAATGTGTCTTGTTTGAAGATCTACCTGAACGAATCCAACAGATTTCTGAAAATGTCTCCATCTCGAATCAAGATGATAAGATCATTCAG ATATTGCGTCAATGCTTGTTGTTTGATATTGATCCGAAGTATTTGGATAAAACAGGAACAGTTTTCTATGCTAAGCAAGATTATCAGTCTGTTCATCCAAGTCTTGAAAG ATATTGTCCGAATATTTCAGAGAATTTGATTCGATTGTGTCAGTCACAATGTAATAAATATCCTGGCTTATCACGAAGAATACAAGCAAAAAATTTGGAAAcgtcagttgtgtttcggagaA TTTGTGATATTAGTAGGGATTCGGCCAGTCATCTTGGAAGAAACTGGTTGATTATGGTAAAAGGTTCAAATGCTATGCAATTGTTGGCTCCG GATCCATTGGAAAACTTTGCAAATGAAACTCAAGTAAAGGAAACTGAAAAAATGGATTTGCCTGATATTTTTCCGGTGTTCCCAATCGTGGATTTAGAAAAATCTCAAGTTTATGAACCGGTCAATTCAACAG GTCTATTGCCAGACTTCAGTCATTCACACATCCACACAATTGTGATGCAGAACACCAAGGGGTGTGCGCCTGAAGACTTGTATGGTCAAATGACATCACAATTATTCTCTGCGTTGTTTTCCAGAGCCATTGAATTGTATGGG GATGAACCGATGAATCTACCCAAACCAATATCAGGACAATGTATTGCATTagatggaaaatattttcaatttatgtgCATGCAATTGAATACGACAAAGCTTAATTCAGATACAGGAATAAAAAACATG GTTTGGATTGACAACAGACTAAAAGAAGTGGAAATTGAAACCTATGGTGAAACATTGGAACCATATCGTTTCTCTTCCATTCCGATGTATCAAGAATGTTCACCAAGAACATGGCGTACACCAGATTTTTATACTGGATATGATCCATCtgtttttcaaacatttttatcaCTCTGGTTAAATGGCGCAATGAAAACTTGA
- the LOC120337859 gene encoding small ribosomal subunit protein uS5, translating into MADAAPASGGGFRGGFGGRGRGGRGRGRGRGRGRGRGRGKDDEKTWTPVTKLGRLVKDGKIKSLEEIYLFSLPIKEFEIIDYFLGSALKDEVLKIMPVQKQTRAGQRTRFKAFVAVGDFQGHVGLGVKCSKEVATAIRGAIILAKLSIIPIRRGYWGNKIGKPHTVPCKVHGKCGSVHVRLIPAPRGTGIVSAPVPKKLLQMAGLEDCYTSARGQTATLGNFAKATFNAISKTYSYLTPDLWKDQPLGKTPYQEYTDHLSKHHMQSGVQRQEVKQY; encoded by the exons atGGCGGACGCAGCACCAGCCAGTGGAGGAGGATTCCGTGGAGGTTTTGGAGGCCGTGGACGTGGCGGCAGAGGACGAGGCCGCGGAAGAGGTAGAGGACGCGGCAGGGGTCGTGGGAAAGATGACGAAAAGACCTGGACCCCGGTCACAAAGCTGGGTCGTTTGGTCAAAGATGGAAAGATCAAATCTCTTGAGGAAATCTATCTTTTCTCACTCCCAATCAAGGAGTTTGAGATCATTGATTATTTCCTTGGTAGCGCATTGAAGGATGAAGTTCTAAAAATCATGCCTGTTCAGAAACAAACCAGGGCTGGACAGAGAACAAGATTCAag GCATTTGTGGCAGTTGGTGACTTCCAAGGTCATGTCGGTCTAGGAGTGAAATGTTCCAAAGAAGTCGCTACAGCGATTCGTGGTGCTATCATCTTAGCTAAATTGTCTATCATCCCGATCAGGCGGGGTTATTGGGGAAACAAAATTGGAAAACCCCATACAGTACCATGCAAG GTTCATGGTAAGTGCGGTAGTGTCCATGTGAGACTCATTCCTGCACCTCGTGGTACTGGCATTGTCTCTGCACCTGTTCCAAAGAAACTGCTGCAGATGGCAGGGCTAGAGGACTGTTACACATCTGCCCGTGGACAGACTGCCACACTTGGAAATTTTG CGAAAGCCACGTTCAACGCAATTTCAAAAACCTACAGCTATCTTACCCCTGATCTTTGGAAAGATCAACCTCTGGGAAAGACTCCGTATCAGGAATATACAGATCATTTGTCAAAACATCACATGCAGAGCGGAGTTCAACGCCAGGAAGTCAagcaatattaa